From Acidicapsa acidisoli, the proteins below share one genomic window:
- a CDS encoding phosphoketolase family protein: protein MAEETILTDEAQITPETRATLSPEILAKMDAYWRAANYLSVGQIYLKDNPLLQQPLTLDDIKPRLLGHWGTTPGLNFLYVHLNRAINERNLNMIYIIGPGHGGPGIVANTYLEGSYTELYPAVEQNADGIKRLFRQFSWPLGIPSHVAPETPGSIHEGGELGYSLVHAYGAAYDNPDLLVACVVGDGEAETGPLAASWHSNKFLNPATDGAVLPILHLNGFKIANPTVLARIPHFELEDLMRGYGYEPFTLEGHDPETMHQQMAAVLDIMLDRIAAIQKAAREPGQDATKLERPRWPMLILRTLKGWTGPKFVDGKPVEGTWRAHQVPFSEIFEKPDHLRLLDEWMRSYKPQELFDEKGRFRNDLADLAPKGLRRMGMNPHANGGLLMKPLIVPNFRDFEVKIDTNARGQEDVESTRILGKLLHAVMQANLADKNFRVFGPDETASNRIQDVITGVGKAWMAETLPVDENLSETGRVMEVLSEHLCQGWLEGYLLTGRHGFFSCYEAFIHIVDSMVNQHAKWLKVTREIPWRKPIASLNYLLTSHVWRQDHNGFSHQDPGFIDHLLNKKADIARIYLPPDANTLLSVGDHCLRSRNYINLIVAGKQPAPQWLTMDEAVQHCTTGLGVWQWASDPGEPDVVMACCGDVPTLETLAAVMLLREEVPDIKIRVVNVVDLMTLQPSSEHPHGLPDEEFDLAFTADKPVIFAFHGYPWCIHRLTYRRHGHDNFHVRGYKEEGTTTTPFDMCVRNNIDRYQLTQDAIRHIPRLAHLADAARQRYSEQIQKHRLYVAENGQDLPEIRNWKWSAR, encoded by the coding sequence ATGGCGGAAGAGACAATTCTCACAGACGAGGCGCAAATCACCCCCGAAACTAGAGCAACACTCAGCCCCGAGATCCTGGCCAAAATGGACGCCTACTGGCGTGCCGCCAACTATCTCTCCGTGGGCCAGATCTACCTCAAAGACAATCCGCTGTTACAGCAGCCGCTCACGCTGGACGACATAAAGCCGCGCCTGCTCGGCCACTGGGGCACCACTCCCGGACTGAATTTTCTCTATGTCCATCTCAATCGCGCTATCAACGAGCGCAACCTGAACATGATCTATATCATCGGCCCCGGCCACGGCGGCCCGGGGATCGTGGCCAATACCTACCTCGAAGGCTCCTATACCGAGCTTTATCCCGCCGTCGAGCAGAATGCGGACGGCATCAAGCGGCTCTTCCGCCAGTTCAGTTGGCCGCTGGGTATTCCCAGCCACGTCGCACCCGAGACGCCGGGGTCAATCCACGAGGGCGGCGAACTCGGATACTCGCTGGTGCACGCCTACGGCGCAGCCTATGACAATCCGGACCTGCTCGTCGCCTGCGTCGTAGGCGACGGCGAGGCCGAAACCGGCCCGTTGGCCGCAAGCTGGCACTCCAACAAATTCCTCAATCCGGCAACGGACGGCGCGGTGCTGCCCATCCTGCATCTTAACGGCTTCAAGATCGCCAATCCTACGGTTCTCGCTCGCATTCCACACTTCGAGTTGGAAGACCTGATGCGCGGCTACGGCTACGAGCCCTTCACGCTGGAGGGGCACGATCCCGAGACGATGCACCAGCAGATGGCCGCCGTTCTCGACATCATGCTCGACCGCATCGCGGCAATCCAGAAAGCAGCCCGCGAACCGGGACAGGACGCGACCAAACTCGAACGCCCGCGCTGGCCCATGCTGATTCTGCGCACTCTCAAGGGCTGGACCGGCCCGAAATTTGTTGATGGCAAGCCGGTCGAGGGCACTTGGCGCGCCCACCAGGTCCCATTCTCTGAAATCTTCGAAAAACCGGATCACCTGCGGCTGCTTGACGAATGGATGCGCTCCTACAAGCCGCAAGAGCTGTTCGACGAAAAAGGCCGTTTCCGCAACGATCTGGCCGATCTTGCACCTAAGGGACTGCGGCGCATGGGCATGAATCCTCACGCCAACGGCGGCCTGCTGATGAAGCCGCTCATCGTACCCAACTTCCGCGATTTCGAAGTAAAGATCGACACCAATGCGCGCGGGCAGGAAGACGTCGAATCCACGCGCATTCTCGGCAAACTGCTGCACGCCGTCATGCAGGCCAACCTCGCCGACAAGAACTTCCGCGTCTTCGGCCCCGACGAGACCGCTTCCAACCGTATTCAGGACGTGATCACTGGCGTTGGCAAAGCCTGGATGGCCGAGACATTGCCGGTCGACGAAAACCTCTCCGAGACAGGCCGCGTGATGGAGGTGCTTAGCGAGCATCTCTGCCAGGGCTGGCTGGAAGGCTATCTGCTCACCGGCCGCCACGGATTCTTCTCCTGCTACGAGGCCTTCATCCACATCGTGGATTCGATGGTCAACCAGCACGCCAAGTGGCTCAAAGTCACCCGCGAGATTCCTTGGCGCAAGCCCATCGCCTCGCTCAATTACCTGCTTACCTCCCACGTCTGGCGGCAGGACCATAACGGCTTTTCGCACCAGGACCCTGGCTTCATCGACCATCTGTTGAACAAAAAGGCAGATATCGCTCGCATCTATCTTCCTCCGGACGCGAACACATTGCTCTCCGTCGGCGACCACTGCCTGCGCAGCCGCAACTACATCAATCTCATCGTCGCTGGCAAGCAGCCCGCCCCGCAGTGGCTCACCATGGACGAGGCTGTGCAGCACTGCACCACCGGTCTCGGCGTGTGGCAATGGGCTTCCGATCCCGGAGAGCCGGACGTGGTGATGGCCTGCTGCGGCGACGTGCCGACCCTTGAGACCCTGGCTGCGGTCATGCTGCTCCGCGAAGAGGTTCCCGATATCAAGATCCGCGTCGTCAACGTCGTGGATCTGATGACCCTACAGCCCAGTTCCGAGCATCCCCACGGACTTCCGGATGAGGAGTTCGATCTGGCGTTCACCGCCGACAAGCCCGTAATTTTCGCCTTCCACGGCTATCCCTGGTGCATCCATCGCCTGACATACCGGCGTCACGGTCACGACAATTTCCACGTTCGCGGCTACAAGGAAGAGGGAACGACCACGACTCCCTTCGACATGTGCGTTAGGAACAACATCGATCGCTACCAGCTCACACAGGATGCCATCCGGCATATTCCCCGCCTCGCGCATCTCGCCGATGCCGCCCGGCAGCGTTACTCGGAGCAGATTCAGAAGCACCGGCTCTATGTCGCGGAAAACGGACAGGATCTGCCCGAGATTCGGAACTGGAAGTGGTCAGCCCGCTAG
- a CDS encoding glycosyltransferase family 2 protein, which translates to MQPTVILLSFNSEDTLGTTLTRARQVSNEIFVVDSFSSDGTVALAESHGAKVVQHAFENYGAQRNWAIDNLPITRKWQLHLDADEVMDDELVAAILALPDDPEHSGYFVPRYVKFLGRVLRHGGMSPTWHLRLFRSGIGRCEDRKYDQHFLLLSGTNGQLPGVMVDDIAMSLSEWTARHNRWADGEVAEMDAAHEAGRLVADSKGNPAQRKRALREKYNNLPLFVRPFALFGYRFFFKLGFLDGTEGFIFWVLQTFWFRFLIDAKIWEKRNVAKPGK; encoded by the coding sequence ATGCAGCCCACCGTTATTCTGCTTTCTTTCAACTCCGAGGACACTCTGGGCACAACCCTGACCCGCGCCCGCCAGGTTTCAAACGAAATATTCGTAGTGGACTCCTTTAGCTCCGACGGCACCGTGGCGCTGGCCGAGTCGCACGGCGCAAAGGTCGTGCAACATGCTTTTGAAAACTATGGCGCTCAGCGCAACTGGGCCATCGACAACCTTCCTATTACCCGCAAATGGCAGCTTCACCTCGACGCCGATGAGGTCATGGATGACGAACTGGTCGCCGCCATCCTCGCCCTGCCCGACGACCCGGAGCACTCGGGTTACTTCGTCCCCCGCTACGTCAAGTTTCTCGGCCGTGTTCTGCGTCACGGAGGCATGAGCCCCACCTGGCACCTGCGTCTCTTTCGCAGCGGCATTGGCCGATGCGAAGACCGCAAGTACGATCAGCATTTTCTCCTCCTTAGCGGAACCAACGGCCAACTTCCCGGCGTAATGGTAGACGACATCGCCATGAGCCTTTCGGAGTGGACCGCGCGCCACAATCGCTGGGCCGATGGCGAAGTCGCCGAAATGGATGCCGCGCATGAGGCCGGCCGTCTTGTCGCCGACTCCAAAGGAAATCCGGCGCAGCGCAAACGCGCCCTGCGCGAGAAATACAACAATCTCCCGCTCTTCGTGCGGCCTTTTGCCCTTTTTGGCTACCGATTCTTCTTCAAACTCGGCTTCCTCGACGGCACCGAAGGCTTTATCTTCTGGGTCCTGCAAACCTTCTGGTTCCGCTTCCTGATCGACGCCAAGATTTGGGAGAAACGCAACGTCGCGAAGCCAGGAAAATAG
- a CDS encoding acyltransferase family protein: MSNSIQIPSRTSQRPQWLPAYIPELQGLRGLAVLAVVVYHCHTRLEGTWIHYASLWGWAGVNLFFVLSGFLITSILIESRDKPHYFRNFYARRALRIWPVYFLLLAVCYAVPEWFLGDTLAHQSHWKTLVAYVLFLQNLRHTPLPGTLGPTWSLAIEEQYYFVWAPLVLLGSARFVKGRLQRWLLPGILLAMLAVSPLVRYLHPHWLNGTHTAIHLDGIALGSLLALGLDRLNLSRRVWLWIGLTAAVAGFWATATIAGGTSFLDSALALAFAGVVLAAIAGTGSRNPFAVVLRRGPLAFYGQISYGMYMTHILVFVYFGNFDARLDDKYHIGIAGNLAIVALRLVASTAVATALWYGFESQILKLKRYFKST, encoded by the coding sequence TTGAGCAATTCCATCCAGATCCCGTCCCGAACCAGTCAGCGCCCCCAGTGGCTGCCAGCCTACATCCCCGAGTTGCAGGGCCTGCGCGGGCTGGCGGTGCTGGCGGTGGTTGTCTATCACTGCCATACGCGGCTTGAGGGCACCTGGATTCACTACGCCTCTCTCTGGGGATGGGCAGGCGTGAATCTCTTCTTCGTGCTTTCAGGCTTTCTGATCACTTCCATCCTGATCGAGTCGCGTGACAAGCCGCATTATTTCCGCAATTTCTACGCGCGGCGGGCGCTGCGCATCTGGCCGGTGTATTTTCTGCTGCTTGCCGTCTGCTATGCAGTGCCGGAATGGTTTCTGGGCGATACGCTGGCGCATCAGAGCCACTGGAAGACGCTGGTGGCCTATGTGCTCTTTCTCCAAAACCTGCGCCACACCCCGCTCCCCGGCACACTCGGCCCCACCTGGTCGCTGGCAATCGAAGAGCAGTACTACTTCGTCTGGGCGCCACTAGTTTTGCTGGGCTCCGCTCGCTTCGTCAAAGGACGATTACAGCGTTGGCTTCTGCCGGGAATCCTGCTGGCGATGCTTGCCGTCTCGCCGCTGGTGCGCTATCTTCACCCGCACTGGCTGAATGGCACCCACACCGCAATCCATCTCGATGGAATCGCCCTAGGCAGCCTGCTTGCGCTCGGTCTCGATCGGCTGAATCTCTCGCGCCGCGTCTGGCTCTGGATCGGCCTGACCGCTGCTGTCGCCGGCTTCTGGGCGACCGCGACCATCGCAGGCGGCACGTCGTTCCTCGATTCCGCGCTGGCCCTCGCATTTGCCGGGGTAGTTCTCGCAGCCATCGCCGGAACCGGTTCGCGAAACCCGTTCGCCGTCGTTCTCAGGCGCGGCCCGCTGGCCTTCTACGGACAGATCAGCTACGGCATGTATATGACCCACATCCTGGTCTTCGTGTATTTCGGGAACTTCGATGCCCGTTTGGATGACAAGTACCACATCGGAATCGCAGGGAATCTGGCCATCGTCGCCCTGCGCCTAGTGGCTTCGACGGCAGTCGCGACAGCGCTCTGGTACGGCTTCGAATCGCAGATTCTGAAGCTCAAGCGATATTTCAAGAGCACTTAA
- the proC gene encoding pyrroline-5-carboxylate reductase has protein sequence MSEIAVPAVEIPAQLPNVRVAVLGAGKIGGILLQAFLKQNLFAPDQIHATVAHAERALAISTQWGVDVSTDNLAAAQQADLILLGVKPLQVADLVKQIRPALTPQKTIVSFAASVKTDSIEEAAGIEIGVIRAMPNTPSALGAGIAGLCRGRFVTDAQMDLARRIFETVGRTVTVDEKHMDAVTGLSGSGPAYIYIILESLAEAGVKVGLPRDTATLLAAQTTFGAAKMVLDTGYHPALLKDAVTTPAGCTIDGILELEEGGLRVTLIKAVMRATQRAKELAAG, from the coding sequence GTGTCTGAAATCGCCGTACCGGCAGTCGAAATTCCCGCGCAGTTGCCCAACGTCCGCGTCGCCGTGCTCGGAGCCGGCAAGATAGGCGGCATTTTGCTTCAGGCATTTCTGAAGCAGAACCTCTTCGCTCCCGATCAGATTCATGCCACCGTCGCGCACGCCGAGCGTGCCCTGGCGATCTCCACGCAATGGGGCGTCGATGTTTCAACCGATAATCTGGCCGCCGCGCAGCAGGCCGATCTGATCCTGCTGGGTGTAAAGCCCTTACAGGTTGCGGACCTTGTGAAGCAGATTCGTCCGGCGCTCACGCCGCAGAAAACGATCGTTTCCTTCGCCGCTTCCGTGAAGACGGATTCGATCGAAGAAGCCGCCGGGATCGAAATCGGCGTCATTCGCGCCATGCCCAACACGCCTTCTGCGCTGGGAGCAGGCATCGCCGGGCTGTGCCGCGGCCGTTTCGTGACCGACGCGCAGATGGATCTGGCCCGGCGCATCTTCGAAACCGTCGGCCGCACCGTCACCGTGGACGAAAAGCACATGGACGCAGTTACGGGGCTATCCGGCTCCGGTCCGGCATATATCTACATCATCCTGGAGTCGTTGGCCGAGGCCGGCGTCAAGGTCGGCCTGCCGCGCGATACCGCAACGCTGCTCGCCGCGCAGACCACCTTTGGCGCAGCCAAGATGGTGCTCGACACCGGCTACCATCCGGCGCTGCTCAAAGATGCCGTCACCACTCCAGCCGGTTGCACCATCGACGGCATTCTGGAACTCGAAGAAGGCGGCCTGCGCGTCACGCTCATCAAAGCCGTCATGCGCGCCACGCAGCGAGCCAAAGAACTGGCCGCGGGTTAA
- a CDS encoding pentapeptide repeat-containing protein — MATQDTVQLNQVNQRLEVTQSCLSYSTFKDVNLSNASFDDINFSGASIRNANLSGWRVRDVSFSGLQITQADLRGASISECLLEGMTIDGIVVSEMIATYRNLHPDTRLK; from the coding sequence ATGGCGACCCAGGATACCGTCCAGTTAAATCAGGTCAACCAGCGGCTCGAGGTCACGCAATCCTGCTTGTCCTATTCCACGTTCAAGGACGTCAACCTATCCAATGCGAGCTTTGACGACATCAATTTCTCAGGGGCATCGATCCGGAACGCGAACCTTTCCGGATGGCGCGTCCGGGATGTCAGCTTTTCGGGGCTTCAGATTACGCAGGCCGATCTGCGCGGCGCTTCTATTTCGGAGTGCCTTCTGGAGGGAATGACCATCGACGGGATCGTTGTTTCAGAGATGATCGCCACGTACCGCAACCTGCATCCGGATACCCGCTTGAAGTAG
- a CDS encoding APC family permease, whose protein sequence is MTLSAVPSGSSSEAQSHSGGLSRRIGLSSAVALNMMDMIGVGPFLTLPLVIAAAGSRFAVWAWLLGAFIAVCDGLVCAELGAAFPRAGGSYAFLRQIYGEDGAGRWISFLYVWQLSFSAPLSIASGCIGLATFLAYIWPPLAAQPFAALPQLHGTNLVAAATCILVTSLLYRNLTSITRMAWVLFAGVLLTLAGVIVSGFVNGARHGLIDSGSVGVWPFSHLAAGPSGTLLSALAQATMITCYDYWGYYNICFLGSEVKRPEKTIPRAILISIAVVATLYVTMNLAVLPSLGAVSSAAAKASVQSRLSLVAEIAQSAFGRVAGQTLAALILWSAFASVFSLLLGYSRVPYAAARDGNYFSGLAAVHARHGFPHRSLIALGLVATCFCFFSLSQVITLLVVIRIVLQFLLQQAGVIWLRFKQPNLPRPFRIPLYPLPPLAAIAGFLFILAYRPNPLRELGAAAAIAASGTVIYMIRARGRGDWPFVSAGQSDTGKP, encoded by the coding sequence ATGACCCTATCCGCAGTCCCCTCAGGATCGAGCTCCGAAGCGCAGTCGCACTCTGGCGGTCTGTCGCGCCGCATCGGCCTGTCTTCCGCCGTAGCTCTCAACATGATGGACATGATCGGGGTGGGTCCGTTTCTGACCCTGCCGCTTGTCATAGCTGCTGCAGGCAGCCGATTCGCCGTCTGGGCATGGCTGCTCGGGGCCTTCATCGCCGTTTGCGACGGCCTAGTCTGCGCCGAACTGGGCGCGGCATTTCCGCGTGCCGGCGGTTCCTACGCCTTCCTGCGCCAGATTTACGGCGAAGATGGCGCGGGCCGGTGGATCTCCTTTTTGTATGTCTGGCAGCTCAGCTTTTCCGCGCCGCTATCCATCGCCTCCGGCTGCATTGGCCTGGCGACCTTTCTGGCTTACATCTGGCCGCCGCTGGCCGCTCAGCCATTCGCCGCCCTGCCCCAGTTGCACGGGACAAACCTCGTTGCCGCCGCAACCTGTATTTTGGTCACCTCGCTGCTCTATCGCAACCTCACCTCAATCACCAGGATGGCGTGGGTGCTCTTCGCCGGTGTGCTGCTCACCCTGGCCGGCGTCATCGTTTCCGGCTTCGTCAACGGTGCGCGCCACGGCCTCATCGATTCCGGCAGCGTCGGGGTGTGGCCATTCTCCCACCTGGCCGCGGGGCCATCGGGCACGCTTCTGTCGGCACTGGCGCAGGCGACGATGATCACCTGCTACGACTATTGGGGCTACTACAACATCTGTTTTCTCGGCTCGGAGGTGAAGCGGCCCGAGAAGACCATTCCCCGCGCAATCCTCATCTCCATCGCAGTGGTCGCTACCTTATATGTCACGATGAATCTGGCCGTGCTGCCGTCGCTGGGTGCTGTTTCCTCGGCTGCAGCCAAAGCGAGCGTGCAATCGCGCCTCTCGCTGGTCGCGGAAATCGCCCAATCCGCCTTCGGACGCGTCGCTGGGCAAACGCTTGCCGCGCTTATCCTGTGGAGCGCCTTTGCGTCGGTCTTTTCGCTGCTGCTCGGCTACTCGCGCGTGCCCTACGCCGCCGCCCGCGACGGGAACTACTTCTCAGGACTTGCCGCAGTGCACGCCCGTCACGGATTTCCTCACCGTTCGCTGATCGCGCTCGGCCTGGTGGCGACGTGCTTCTGCTTTTTCTCGCTGAGCCAGGTGATCACGCTGCTGGTCGTCATTCGCATCGTGCTGCAGTTTCTATTGCAGCAGGCCGGAGTCATCTGGCTGCGTTTCAAACAGCCCAACCTGCCCCGGCCATTTCGAATTCCGCTGTACCCGTTGCCGCCGCTCGCCGCAATCGCCGGATTTCTTTTCATTCTCGCGTATCGGCCTAACCCGCTGCGGGAGTTGGGAGCAGCCGCCGCGATTGCCGCCAGCGGGACCGTGATTTATATGATTCGCGCGCGAGGCCGTGGAGACTGGCCGTTTGTGAGCGCCGGGCAATCCGACACCGGCAAACCTTGA
- a CDS encoding PIG-L family deacetylase, which produces MKYAHTTQQAVTWLALASMISSTVIAQQPVPPVPRAEATEIALPLPEDRGAAALEQSLKRLGTWASLMIIIAHPDDEDGSMLTYETRGHGVRASQLTLTRGEGGQNAISADAYDALGIIRTNELLRADQFYGVKQYWGTEADFGFSKTKEEAFAQWGHDRVLYDAVLAIRRERPLVLVSTFVGGVTDGHGQHQVSAAIEQEAYRAAGDPKVFPEQFALGVRPWSPRAVFSRMPFAPVSSKGMFDYATGKWAPMKFYNYVTQEWSDKELSTDVEIPTGSYDPVLGRSYTQIAREGWGEQKSQNGGGNPTLSDGGESEYHRWATSVQGLSGVQKSFFAGMPTGIEGLASLVSAPPDWLKSGLAGIATQVDAAQKQYVAANPEAIAPVLKAGYQATLALRQRVTSSQIPGRERDDLIAELNLKMEQFQQALTQSLGLDLQAFTTRSTSIGGGPFGGGIDETSRSVSPGDRLEVRIHTGNATKAAKLERVWLESSDGHGWTSKESAANGVANPGSDVTLEARVPEDATPTEPYFTRPSIEQPYYDVSRPEWRGRSFAPYPLTAWAEFRYEGVPIRLGEVVQTMQRQVSVGGIFEPLVVTPKIGVRVSPESRILPLDGSPLPVRVTVHTEGPADGEVRLKVPEGWTATPAEAEFHRKVFGDTAAMLFEVKPPAGLQDSSFMIQAEAESDGRKYESGWQWTGHAGLRPYNMYRKAEIKTRAVDVKVAPGLRVGYVMGTGDTVPEAMEGLGVTPHLLTSSDLMSSDLSAWDVIVLGIRAYSARPELGMVQNRLDAFVEGGGTLIVQYQSGTFPAPFSLAMGRTPERVVEESAPVKILDPQNKLLSWPNQITSHDFDGWVEERGHSFLDSWDAAYTPLTETADAGQDPQRGGLLVAHPGKGTYVYMAYAVYRQLPELVPGAYRLLANLLSAPKAGATASGSVPATGTNGR; this is translated from the coding sequence ATGAAATACGCCCACACGACTCAGCAGGCAGTCACCTGGCTGGCCCTGGCCAGCATGATTTCGTCCACCGTAATCGCACAGCAGCCCGTACCGCCCGTGCCGCGCGCCGAAGCTACAGAGATCGCGCTGCCGCTGCCGGAAGATCGCGGGGCCGCTGCGCTGGAGCAGAGCCTGAAGCGTCTCGGCACGTGGGCCAGCCTGATGATCATCATTGCTCATCCGGATGACGAGGACGGCTCGATGCTCACCTACGAAACGCGCGGCCACGGCGTGCGCGCCTCGCAACTGACGCTGACGCGCGGCGAAGGCGGCCAGAACGCGATTTCCGCCGACGCTTACGACGCGCTGGGCATCATTCGCACCAATGAATTGTTGCGGGCTGACCAGTTCTACGGCGTAAAGCAGTACTGGGGCACGGAGGCCGACTTCGGATTTTCCAAGACCAAGGAAGAGGCTTTTGCGCAGTGGGGACACGACCGCGTGCTTTACGACGCCGTGCTGGCGATTCGCCGCGAACGTCCATTGGTGCTGGTCTCGACTTTCGTCGGCGGCGTGACCGATGGCCACGGTCAGCATCAGGTTTCGGCGGCCATTGAACAGGAAGCATACCGCGCCGCAGGTGATCCCAAGGTATTTCCCGAGCAATTTGCCCTGGGCGTGAGACCATGGTCGCCCCGCGCAGTCTTTTCCAGGATGCCCTTCGCGCCTGTCTCTTCCAAGGGCATGTTCGACTACGCCACAGGCAAGTGGGCCCCGATGAAGTTCTACAACTACGTCACGCAGGAGTGGTCGGACAAGGAACTCTCGACCGATGTGGAGATACCCACAGGATCGTATGACCCGGTGCTCGGCCGCAGCTATACGCAGATCGCACGCGAGGGGTGGGGCGAGCAGAAATCGCAGAATGGCGGCGGCAATCCTACGCTCTCCGACGGCGGCGAATCCGAATATCACCGCTGGGCGACGAGCGTGCAGGGGCTGAGCGGCGTTCAGAAGAGCTTTTTCGCCGGGATGCCGACCGGCATTGAGGGCCTTGCCTCGCTGGTCTCCGCGCCGCCCGATTGGCTGAAGAGCGGCCTCGCCGGTATCGCGACCCAGGTTGACGCGGCACAGAAGCAATATGTTGCCGCAAACCCCGAGGCGATAGCGCCAGTGCTCAAGGCAGGCTACCAGGCGACGCTTGCTCTGCGGCAGCGCGTCACGTCAAGTCAGATCCCTGGTCGCGAGCGCGATGACCTCATCGCCGAGTTGAACCTGAAGATGGAGCAATTCCAGCAGGCTCTCACCCAGTCCCTCGGACTGGACCTGCAAGCATTTACCACCCGATCCACGAGCATCGGCGGAGGGCCATTCGGCGGCGGAATCGACGAAACCTCTCGCAGCGTCTCGCCGGGAGATCGCCTGGAAGTTCGCATTCACACCGGGAATGCCACCAAGGCTGCCAAGCTGGAACGAGTCTGGCTCGAAAGCAGCGACGGCCATGGATGGACTTCGAAAGAGTCGGCGGCAAATGGCGTGGCGAATCCGGGCAGCGACGTGACTCTTGAAGCGCGCGTGCCGGAGGACGCAACGCCTACGGAGCCATATTTCACCCGGCCCAGCATTGAGCAGCCTTATTACGACGTTTCGCGGCCAGAGTGGCGCGGGCGGTCTTTCGCTCCTTATCCGCTGACGGCGTGGGCCGAGTTCCGTTACGAAGGCGTTCCCATCCGGCTGGGGGAAGTGGTGCAGACCATGCAGCGCCAAGTGAGCGTGGGCGGCATCTTTGAACCGCTCGTCGTGACCCCGAAAATTGGAGTTCGAGTCTCTCCTGAGTCCCGGATTTTGCCTCTCGACGGCAGTCCGCTGCCAGTCCGGGTGACGGTGCATACCGAAGGCCCGGCTGACGGCGAGGTGCGTCTGAAAGTGCCGGAGGGCTGGACCGCAACCCCGGCTGAGGCCGAGTTTCATCGCAAGGTCTTTGGCGATACGGCAGCGATGCTCTTTGAGGTCAAGCCTCCTGCGGGTTTGCAGGACTCCTCCTTCATGATTCAGGCGGAAGCCGAGTCCGACGGTCGCAAATACGAGAGCGGCTGGCAGTGGACGGGTCATGCCGGCCTGCGTCCCTACAATATGTACCGCAAGGCCGAGATCAAGACCCGCGCTGTCGATGTCAAGGTGGCTCCGGGACTGCGCGTCGGCTATGTCATGGGCACCGGTGACACCGTTCCGGAAGCGATGGAGGGGCTAGGAGTTACGCCGCATCTGCTGACCAGCAGCGATCTAATGTCAAGCGACCTGTCTGCGTGGGACGTCATCGTGCTGGGGATTCGCGCCTACTCGGCGCGCCCCGAACTTGGGATGGTTCAAAACCGGCTCGATGCATTCGTCGAAGGCGGCGGGACTTTGATCGTTCAATATCAGAGCGGCACCTTCCCTGCCCCGTTTTCGCTGGCCATGGGCCGCACTCCGGAGCGTGTTGTGGAGGAATCCGCACCGGTGAAGATCCTCGACCCGCAGAACAAGCTGCTGAGCTGGCCGAACCAGATCACCTCGCACGACTTCGATGGCTGGGTCGAAGAGCGCGGCCACTCCTTCCTCGATTCCTGGGATGCAGCCTACACACCGCTCACTGAGACCGCAGACGCAGGCCAGGATCCGCAGCGCGGAGGATTGCTCGTCGCACATCCGGGAAAAGGGACGTATGTCTACATGGCCTACGCGGTCTACCGCCAGCTTCCTGAACTGGTGCCTGGAGCGTACCGCCTGCTCGCTAATCTGTTAAGCGCGCCGAAGGCAGGCGCAACGGCATCGGGGTCTGTTCCCGCGACTGGCACCAACGGACGTTGA